Below is a window of Candidatus Omnitrophota bacterium DNA.
GCAAAATTCATCAATGAGCGAGAGAGGCGATCGACTTTGTAAACAATGACACAGTCAATGCCGCTGGCTTTGATATCATTAAGTAGCTTCTGAAGTGCTGGTCGATCAAGATTTGCGCCAGTAAAACCACCGTCATCGTATCGTGTTGGCGACATAAGCCAGCCTTCGTGCTTCTGCTGCTTATATAATTCTCAGAGGCTTCACGTTGGGCATCGAGAGTAGTAAAGTCTTGATCTAATCCTTCAGATGTGGATTTGCGTGTATAAATCGCGCAGCAAATGCGTTTCTTTTTTATCTTTTCTGTATCGTTTTTCATAGGCTAAAGAATAAATACCCGTTCCAGTGAGCTCCTGTCACCTCTTTGGCAATTGAGCTTAAACTTTTATATTTTTTATTATTATATTCATAGCCGGAATCAAGAATCTTTACTTGCAGAACTTTTCCTTTGTATTCCTTAGTTATGACGGTTCCGAGGATGGGGAGGCGCTTATCTCTTTTATGTTTTCTAGACGGCCCATTCATTTCAGGTGTATTGGGTCGTAACGTCTTGTTGTTTATTGGGTCGTATTTCTGGATCAACTCCTGGACTTTGTCCTTCGTCTTAGCAGATAATCCACCATAATCGATTTCCTGTATCCTGTAAGCTATCTTGCGCCATAAGTAGACCTTGTTATTGGATGGCGCTTTTTTGCCATCAAACAGCTTCTTGTATGCCTCCTTAAGCTCGGTTAAGGACTTCTCCTTAAGCGCCATAATTTTAGATAATTGAGCTTCTTTCATTGTAATTGCCTTTTTTATCTTGTTTTTTTTATAGCCAAAGTTCTTTGTTTCCAGCTAATTGCAAATCGTTGTACTTCTATATAGCCATACACTTCAAGAGATAGCAAGTGATTAGAGGGTTTGCGCTCTGCGCTTGTAGGTTGTGGGCTTTTGTTGTAGAATGCTTAAACCCTCTTAATAATAGTATTATTTTATTAGCTACCGGAGGGGCGGTATTTTTTATTTGAGGTAAATATATGAAATCAAGTGATAATGAAAAAAGGAGACGATAAAATGAAAGCGACGGAATTATTAAAGGAGGAACACAAAGGAATAAAATTGATGATGGATATCCTTGAAGAGATTTGCAAAAGGCTTCAGTCGGGGGAGAAAGTTAATGCTGAGCACCTTGAGCAGATTGTTGAATTCTTCAAGACGTTTGCGGATAAATGTCATCATGCCAAGGAAGAGGATCTTCTTTTTCCTGAAATGGAGAAAGCCGGGATCCCTCGTGAAGGCGGGCCGATTGGATGTATGCTTAGCGAACACGATCAAGGAAGAGCTCTTGTAAAAGAACTAAGTGTTGCTATAATGAGATACAAAATTGTAGAAAAAACGACAGATCAAATCGTAGAAAATTCCAATAAATATATTGGTCTTTTGCGGCAGCATATTGATAAGGAAGATAACATATTATATATGATGGCCA
It encodes the following:
- a CDS encoding hemerythrin domain-containing protein, with the protein product MKATELLKEEHKGIKLMMDILEEICKRLQSGEKVNAEHLEQIVEFFKTFADKCHHAKEEDLLFPEMEKAGIPREGGPIGCMLSEHDQGRALVKELSVAIMRYKIVEKTTDQIVENSNKYIGLLRQHIDKEDNILYMMA
- a CDS encoding DUF2924 domain-containing protein, with the protein product MKEAQLSKIMALKEKSLTELKEAYKKLFDGKKAPSNNKVYLWRKIAYRIQEIDYGGLSAKTKDKVQELIQKYDPINNKTLRPNTPEMNGPSRKHKRDKRLPILGTVITKEYKGKVLQVKILDSGYEYNNKKYKSLSSIAKEVTGAHWNGYLFFSL